In Candidatus Microthrix parvicella Bio17-1, the sequence ATCATCGGCGGCGGTGACACGGGGGCCGACTGCCTTGGCACGGCCCTCCGCCAAGGGGCCACGTCGGTGCACCAGTTCGAGATCATGGAGCGGCCCCCCGACCTACGCTCCGATGCCCACCCCTGGCCCGGCTGGCCGTTTACCTACAAGGTGTCCTCAGCTCATCAGGAAGGGGGCGAACGCATCTATGCGGTGTCGACCAAGGCATTCCTCCTCGACGACGCCGGCCGCCTGCGGGGGCTGCGCTACGTCGAAGTGGAACAGCACCTGGTCGATGGGCGCCCCAGCTTCGATGAGGTGCCGGGCACCGAGACCGAACTGCCGGTGGAACTGGCGTTCCTGGCCATGGGCTTCACCGGACCCGATGAGTCACCGCTGCTGGCTCAACTTGGGGTGGAACGCGACGCCCGGTCCAACGTGGCACGCGACGACACCTACTCCAGCAGCGTCGACGGGGTGTACGTGTGCGGCGACATGGGTCGGGGACAGAGCCTGATCGTGTGGGCCATCGCCGAAGGGCGAGCCTGCGCTGCGTCGGTGGACAGGGCGCTGATGGGCCACACCGACCTTCCTTCGCCGGTCCTGCCGGGCGACCGCCCCCTGTAGGTACCCAGCCACCGCCCTCCTGAGGACGGAAGCCTCACAACCCCTGGCCTTTGTCCGATGGAACGAGGACGGTCCACCACGGCTCGTCGGCTCGGAATCGGGAGAAGCGTCGATGAAGACTCGCTTGAGGGTTGGGAGACGACTCCTTGTCGTCGTTGCCGTGCCCCTCATTGCACTGGGTGTGCTCACCGCCGTCTTCGTGAGCGGGCAGCGTGAGCAGCGCTCCTTGGCGCTCAACGACCGTGCGCTGGTTCGTGCGTTCGCCGACGCTGGGCGGGCTCAGGCGGCCCTGCGGGCCGAGCAGGTGCTGTCGGCGTCCTTCATGGCCTCCGGTGATCCCGCAACGGCCGACCAACTCGCCGGCGCTCGATCGACCACCGACGAGGCCTTCGCCAGGTCGACGGCCGGCCTGGCTGCGGTTCACGTCGAGGACCCGGACGGCAGCGTTGCCCGGCTGAGTGCCCGGTACCGCGCCATGGTGTCGGAACTGCCCAACGTTCGATCCCTGGTGGAGAACACAGGTCAGGACGACGCCGTCGATCGCCTTGAGGACCTCGCCACCCGAGCCGATATCGCAACCGAAATGAGCACGTCCCTGGCCGGCGCCACCAGCCCGGCCATCGACCTTTCGGCCGGCCTCGTGCTGGACCAGACCATGGCGGCCAACGGCAGCCGGTTCGCCTACGCCGTGCTGGTCAGCGCCCCCGGTGAGGTCGACAAGGTGGCCCAGGACCGGTTCGAGGTTGCAGGTGAGCGCCTCGATGCGCTGAACCTGACGTCCCGCACCACGCCGGCCGATGCCGCCGAACGGGCAATTCTCAACCGTGCGCGACACACCGAGGCGGTCCGTCATGCCGACGGGCTGATGCAAGCCTTGGATACGAAGGCACCCGCCGACGAGCGCCCCACCGACTCGGCCAAGCTCGGCTCCGATGCCGTGGCCGCCATCATGGCCTTCGATACGGCCCAGACCGAGGTGCTGGACTTGGCGCTGAACGCGTCGGCGGTGCGGGTCGCTGAGGCCACCGACACGATCTGGATGGTCGTGGCCATCGCCGCCGCAGGCCTGGTGTTGACCGCACTGGTTGCCTGGGGCGTCAAGCGCTCGCTGGACAACCCGGGCATCGTCCCGCCGAAGATCAACGACCTCGGTCCGGCGGGTGCCGATGCGTGGATCAACCTGGCCCGGCGCAACCAGGGCCTGCTCGACCGCCAGATTCGATACCTCGACTCCCTGGAATCAACCGAGCAGGATCCGGATCAGCTGGAGCGACTGTTCCATCTCGACCATCTCGCCACCCGCATGCGCAGAAACGAGGCGTCGATGTTGCTCCTGGCCGGGGCCGAACCATGCAGACAACGCTCCAGGTCGGTGCTGCTCACCGACGTGGTGAGGGCGGCCATCGGGGAGGTTGAGGACTATCAACGTCTCGATCTTGGCGAGATGGCGAAGGCGAACGTGCGTGGCAGCGCCGCTGCAGACCTGACCCACCTGTTGTCCGAGCTGATGGAGAACAGCACCCGGCACTCGTCGCCGGAAACCACCGTGGGGGTGGCCGGCCGGACCACCCCCGACGGTGGCTACGCCGTGACCCTGACCGACGACGGACCGGGCATGGACGCCGAACTCATGTCGGAGGTCAACGAACGGCTCGCCTCCCCGCCGGAAGTGGGCCCGAGCATGGGGTCGGGCCCTTCGCTTGGTTTCCTGGTGGTCGCAGCACTGGCGGCCCGGCACCGGATTTCGGTGCGATTGTTGCCGGGCCGGGCCGGGGGCGTGATCGCAGCGGTGACGTTGCCCATGCACCTGGTGGAGCCGATTGCGGCGCCTGAGGGCGGGCCAGGCCCGAACGCATCTCCAAAGAACGCCGAGGCCCACCCGGTTGTGCCCGGTCAGTCGCTGCCGGTTCGGGGCCATGGCGCCGCGCTTCGGGCAGAAGTTGGTCGCTGACGATGTTGGACCACCCCTCACCCGAGGTTGACAACGGCGACCACGAGCCGCATCTGGGTGGGCGCCTCATTCGCCCCTACTCGGTCACGAAGGGTCGAACCCGGCCTTGCTTCGACATCCCAATCGAAACGTTGGTGCGCTCAACCGGGCGAGCGGC encodes:
- a CDS encoding sensor histidine kinase, whose amino-acid sequence is MKTRLRVGRRLLVVVAVPLIALGVLTAVFVSGQREQRSLALNDRALVRAFADAGRAQAALRAEQVLSASFMASGDPATADQLAGARSTTDEAFARSTAGLAAVHVEDPDGSVARLSARYRAMVSELPNVRSLVENTGQDDAVDRLEDLATRADIATEMSTSLAGATSPAIDLSAGLVLDQTMAANGSRFAYAVLVSAPGEVDKVAQDRFEVAGERLDALNLTSRTTPADAAERAILNRARHTEAVRHADGLMQALDTKAPADERPTDSAKLGSDAVAAIMAFDTAQTEVLDLALNASAVRVAEATDTIWMVVAIAAAGLVLTALVAWGVKRSLDNPGIVPPKINDLGPAGADAWINLARRNQGLLDRQIRYLDSLESTEQDPDQLERLFHLDHLATRMRRNEASMLLLAGAEPCRQRSRSVLLTDVVRAAIGEVEDYQRLDLGEMAKANVRGSAAADLTHLLSELMENSTRHSSPETTVGVAGRTTPDGGYAVTLTDDGPGMDAELMSEVNERLASPPEVGPSMGSGPSLGFLVVAALAARHRISVRLLPGRAGGVIAAVTLPMHLVEPIAAPEGGPGPNASPKNAEAHPVVPGQSLPVRGHGAALRAEVGR